A genomic segment from Plasmodium coatneyi strain Hackeri chromosome 1, complete sequence encodes:
- a CDS encoding DNA-directed RNA polymerase II 8.2 kDa polypeptide, giving the protein MIIPVRCFTCGKLIGNLWSLYEKKLEEGVSKCDALDELNLTRYCCRRMILTHADMMDKLLCYNIYERKL; this is encoded by the coding sequence ATGATCATCCCCGTGCGTTGCTTCACCTGCGGGAAGCTTATCGGAAACCTATGGAGTCTGTACGAAAAGAAGTTAGAAGAAGGAGTATCCAAGTGTGACGCCCTGGACGAATTAAATTTAACGAGATACTGTTGCAGGAGGATGATCCTTACCCACGCGGATATGATGGACAAGCTTCTCtgttataatatttatgaaAGGAAGTTGTAG
- a CDS encoding Bud32 protein kinase, giving the protein MEFSLISAGSDAKIYKCVFIGKEAVKKEIFRKYYRHKKIDAKIRKLRVSNEVKFTKKLASINIDVPVLYFVDVNEKSLYLEFVKGCTINQILKNVKEYEPNIPRCIGKVLAKIHNGNVIHGDFTTSNLILRNSYIGDGYTVLDSSTGLPYQLDDADSIRLCVIDFGLSFLSTSVEDKAVDLFVLLKAIKSFHSEFSLLEEDILSGYQTKSNNFDEIKKKLEIVKQRGRKRPMVG; this is encoded by the exons ATGGAGTTCTCCCTCATATCAGCTGGATCCGATGCG AAAATCTACAAGTGCGTTTTCATCGGAAAGGAGGCAGTGAAGAAGGAGATTTTCCGAAAATATTATcgacacaaaaaaatagatgcAAAGATCCGGAAATTAAGAGTTTCTAACGAAGtcaaatttacaaaaaagctAGCCAGCATAAACATAGATGTACCGGTTCTCTACTTTGTTGATGTGAATGAGAAAAGTTTGTATTTAGAATTTGTCAAAGGGTGCACCATTAATCAGATtctaaaaaatgtaaaagaatACGAACCCAATATTCCTAGATGCATAGGAAAAGTGCTAGCCAAAATACACAATGGGAATGTAATCCATGGGGACTTCACAACATCTAACCTGATTTTGAGGAACTCCTACATTGGTGATGGGTACACTGTTTTGGATTCGTCTACCGGGTTGCCTTACCAGTTGGACGACGCTGATTCGATACGGCTCTGTGTTATTGACTTTGGTCTATCGTTCTTGTCCACCTCGGTCGAG GACAAAGCGGTCGATCTGTTCGTCCTTCTGAAGGCCATCAAAAGTTTCCACAGCGAGTTCTCCCTCCTG GAGGAGGACATCCTCTCGGGGTACCAAACAAAATCAAACAACTTtgatgaaataaaaaagaagttagAAATAG TCAAACAGAGAGGACGCAAGAGACCCATGGTTGGATAG
- a CDS encoding Heat shock protein 86, protein MSKETFAFNADIRQLMSLIINTFYSNKEIFLRELISNASDALDKIRYEAITDTQKLSAEPEFYIKIIPDKTNNTLTIEDSGIGMTKNDLINNLGTIARSGTKAFMEAIQASGDISMIGQFGVGFYSAYLVADHVVVVSKNNDDEQYVWESAAGGSFTVTKDETNEKMGRGTKIILHLKDDQLEYLEEKRIKDLVKKHSEFISFPIKLYCERQNEKEITASEDEADEEDADGEKKKSGKDQLEDGEKQTQEGEDADKEKKEDNEEEEDKEKGDDHPKVEDVTEELENAEKKKKKEKKKKKIHTVEHEWEELNKQKPLWMRKPEEVTNEEYASFYKSLTNDWEDHLAVKHFSVEGQLEFKALLFIPKRAPFDMFENRKKRNNIKLYVRRVFIMDDCEEIIPEWLNFVKGVVDSEDLPLNISRESLQQNKILKVIKKNLIKKCLDMFAELAENKDNYKKFYEQFSKNLKLGIHEDNANRAKITELLRFQTSKSGDEMIGLKEYVDRMKENQKDIYYITGESINAVSNSPFLEALTKKGFEVIYMVDPIDEYAVQQLKDFEGKKLKCCTKEGLDIDDSEEAKKTFETMKAEYEGLCKVIKDVLHEKVEKVVVGQRITDSPCVLVTSEFGWSANMERIMKAQALRDNSMTSYMLSKKIMEINARHPIITALKQKADADKSDKTVKDLIWLLFDTSLLTSGFALEEPTTFSKRIHRMIKLGLSIDEDENNDIELPPLEETIDATDSKMEEVD, encoded by the exons ATGTCAAAGGAAACCTTCGCATTCAACGCCGATATTAGGCAGTTAATGAGTTTAATCATTAACACATTTTACAGCAACAAGGAAATTTTCTTAAGAGAACTGATCAGTAATGCAAGTGACGCTCTGGATAAGATAAGATATGAAGCCATTACGGATACGCAGAAATTGTCGGCGGAGCCCGAGTTCTACATTAAAATTATTCCAGACAAAACGAACAACACGCTAACGATTGAAGATTCTGGTATTGGTATGACAAAAAATGACTTGATTAACAACCTGGGAACGATCGCCAGATCGGGAACGAAGGCATTTATGGAGGCCATTCAAGCCAGTGGGGACATTTCCATGATTGGACAGTTTGGTGTAGGTTTTTACTCAGCCTACCTTGTGGCAGATCACGTGGTTGTTGTGTCGAAGAATAATGACGATGAGCAATACGTTTGGGAATCTGCAGCTGGTGGTTCTTTCACCGTCACGAAAGATGAAACTAATGagaaaatgggaagaggTACCAAAATTATTCTCCACCTGAAGGATGACCAATTGGAATAtttggaagaaaaacgaaTTAAGGACTTGGTGAAGAAGCACTCtgaatttatttccttcccaatTAAGTTATACTGTGAAAGACAGAACGAGAAGGAAATCACCGCTTCGGAGGATGAAGCAGACGAGGAAGATGCTGatggagaaaagaagaaatctGGAAAGGACCAACTGGAGGATGGAGAAAAGCAGACCCAAGAAGGCGAAGATGCtgataaggaaaagaaagaagacaatgaggaagaagaagataaggAGAAAGGAGATGACCACCCCAAAGTGGAAGACGTAACGGAAGAGTTAGAAAAtgctgagaaaaaaaagaaaaaggaaaagaaaaagaaaaaaatccacaCCGTTGAACATGAGTGGGAAGAATTAAACAAACAGAAACCCCTCTGGATGAGAAAACCTGAGGAAGTCACCAATGAAGAGTATGCCAGTTTTTACAAATCTCTAACCAACGATTGGGAAGACCACCTAGCTGTCAAGCATTTCTCTGTTGAAGGACAACTAGAATTTAAGGCTCTTTTATTTATCCCGAAAAGAGCCCCCTTCGATATGTTCGAAAatagaaagaagagaaataaCATCAAGTTGTATGTCAGACGTGTTTTCATCATGGATGACTGTGAGGAGATCATCCCTGAGTGGCTCAACTTTGTGAAGGGTGTTGTCGACTCGGAGGACCTACCACTGAACATCTCCAGAGAGTCCCTACAACAGAACAAAATTCTGAAGGTCATCAAAAAGAACCTTATCAAGAAATGCCTAGACATGTTTGCTGAGCTGGCCGAGAACAAGGACAACTACAAGAAGTTCTACGAACAGTTCAGTAAGAACCTGAAGCTGGGTATCCACGAGGATAACGCGAATCGCGCAAAG ATCACTGAGTTGCTCCGCTTCCAAACCTCCAAGTCCGGTGATGAAATGATAGGACTGAAGGAGTACGTCGACAGAATGAAGGAGAACCAAAAGGACATCTACTACATCACTGGTGAATCCATCAATGCGGTGTCCAACTCTCCATTTTTGGAAGCCCTAACGAAGAAAGGATTTGAAGTGATATATATGGTTGACCCGATCGATGAGTATGCAGTACAACAGCTGAAGGACTtcgaaggaaagaaattaaaatgttGTACCAAGGAAGGTCTCGACATTGATGACTCTGAGGAAGCTAAAAAAACCTTCGAAACGATGAAGGCTGAATATGAGGGTCTATGTAAAGTCATAAAGGATGTGCTCCATGAGAAGGTAGAGAAAGTAGTTGTTGGACAGAGAATCACCGATTCACCATGTGTGTTGGTTACCTCTGAATTTGGCTGGTCAGCAAACATGGAAAGAATTATGAAAGCCCAAGCTTTGAGAGATAACTCCATGACTAGCTATatgttgtccaaaaaaattatggaaaTCAATGCACGCCATCCAATCATTACTGCATTGAAGCAGAAGGCAGACGCAGACAAGTCTGACAAAACGGTCAAGGATTTAATATGGCTCCTATTCGATACGTCTCTTTTGACGTCCGGATTTGCGCTTGAGGAACCCACCACCTTCTCTAAGAGAATCCACAGAATGATTAAATTGGGTCTGTCCATCGATGAGGATGAGAACAACGACATTGAGTTGCCACCTTTGGAGGAGACCATCGACGCTACGGACTCCAAGATGGAGGAAGTTGACTAA
- a CDS encoding Heat shock protein 86 family, producing the protein MSSDAVSSSGSGSGSREDPLDQLKKKQFEQKHMELKEKLKRLKSVNNSGANDDANSADSVKHEKESSSPKEATTEQAKSDNKSKFFQLKEKLRKLKEEYSARWVGRASESVRSASSRRSERSNGNDNGNDKAGSPPPSRETTKREPAPMQKDRETLRAELKKKLEKFKRENGICDGENGRAAEEEEQSVSQDRSLSKGYPNRKNRKRPRGGSNSTINRSTSRGVKKRPSYDSRELYMPPNRNRINRYNPNERYRRGASNSPRFSSAERDHRRDYRGRMVPRRDSPSYEERFRRGMHDSPRRGRSRDRDRSRDRIRSGDRHRRSKERDSWRDRHNTSLNARERGSQLRDDDHAHFRREERQNRYLYNQRTGEKVEKKYFRHKIFRRSKSLSPSTWKKFVPNDDDADGASSRCDREGKADNKRDEKHKHKHRKGEKTQKGKHRKGDSYVDRRSDEDDNAGRKRNGTSSRSRSRLRGEKGKYNNNDTSHRRKRGGKKYSKSVSSGGGVENERSLEKGKRRSSVERRKSKKEKKSSRKDNHRRYRSSSRSSSNYSDSHKRDKKKHKHRKHEEVKRRSEKERKEKKKRKSKHEEKKKKKNSKHEESKKKSKRRNKHKRGSDYSDSDGEKSDAAATSATSATSLSFLCEGYDSLHDVDVSKEGVCEKGKKSEESKIEVNETEESKMEVNETEESKMEVNETEEKEEELLEAQEGEDSSGEGSDVGPKPLDVNVKLANQQIDYGVAMMPGEGQAIAQFVQKGKRIPRRGEVGLSAEAIENFESLGYVMSGSRHKRMNAIRMRKENQVYSAEEQRALAMFNYEERANRENALISDLKEVLRKQNEAILNESKNN; encoded by the exons ATGAGTAGCGACGCTGTAAGCAGCAGCGGCAGTGGCAGTGGCAGCAGGGAAGACCCCCTCGACCaactgaagaaaaaacagtttGAGCAGAAGCATATGGAACTTAAGGAAAAACTAAAAAGGCTCAAAAGTGTCAATAATAGTGGTGCAAATGATGATGCCAATAGTGCCGATTCGGTGAAACACGAAAAGGAGAGTTCGAGCCCAAAGGAGGCTACCACTGAACAGGCCAAAAGTGACAACAAAAGCAAGTTTTTTCAACTGAAGGAAAAGCTGAGAAAACTCAAGGAGGAGTATAGTGCCCGTTGGGTGGGGCGCGCAAGTGAAAGTGTTCGAAGCGCAAGCAGCAGGAGAAGTGAACGAAGCAACGGCAACGATAATGGCAATGACAAAGCCGGGTCCCCACCACCCTCCAGGGAGACTACCAAGAGGGAACCCGCTCCAATGCAGAAGGACCGAGAAACTTTACGAGCTgaactgaagaaaaaattagagaAGTTTAAAAGGGAGAATGGAATTTGTGATGGGGAAAACGGAAGAGCtgcagaagaggaggaacaaagCGTGTCTCAAGACAGAAGCTTAAGTAAAGGGTACCCAAACCGGAAGAACAGGAAACGTCCACGAGGAGGAAGTAACTCCACAATCAATCGCTCCACATCGCGTGGGGTGAAAAAACGACCAAGTTATGACAGCAGGGAGTTGTATATGCCCCCCAATAGAAATAGAATTAACCGTTATAATCCAAACGAGCGTTATAGAAGGGGTGCCAGTAACTCCCCCCGGTTTAGCTCTGCCGAAAGGGACCATAGGAGGGACTACCGAGGGAGGATGGTCCCTCGAAGGGACAGTCCCTCGTATGAGGAGCGTTTCAGAAGGGGGATGCACGACAGTCCGAGGAGAGGTAGAAGTCGTGATCGGGATAGAAGCCGAGATCGCATTCGAAGCGGGGACCGCCACAGACGAAGCAAGGAAAGAGACTCCTGGAGAGATAGACACAACACATCCTTGAACGCACGAGAAAGGGGGAGCCAACTGCGGGATGATGATCACGCACACTtcaggagggaagaaagacAAAACAGATATTTGTACAACCAACGGACAGgagaaaaagtagaaaagaaATACTTTCGA CACAAAATTTTCAGACGATCTAAGTCATTGTCTCCAAGTACCTGGAAGAAGTTCGTGCCAAACGATGATGATGCTGATGGGGCATCCTCCCGTTGCGACCGAGAAGGGAAGGCAGACAACAAAAGGGATGAGAAGCATAAACATAAACAcagaaaaggtgaaaaaactcaaaagggaaagcacCGTAAGGGGGACTCCTATGTTGATCGGCGCAGTGATGAGGATGATAACGCCGGTAGGAAGAGGAACGGTACTTCCTCCAGGTCTAGGTCGCGCTTGCGtggtgaaaagggaaaatacaaTAATAATGATACCTCACACAGGCggaagagggggggaaagaaatattcaaaaAGTGTATCGTCCGGGGGGGGAGTAGAAAATGAAAGGAGCctcgaaaaggggaagaggcGATCATCCgtggagagaagaaaaagcaaaaaggagaaaaagtcCTCCAGAAAGGACAACCATCGCAGATACAGAAGCAGCAGCAGGAGTAGTAGCAATTACAGCGACAGCCACAAgcgggacaaaaaaaaacataaacacAGAAAGCACGAAGAGGTGAAAAGACGAAGCGAAAAAGAacgcaaggaaaaaaaaaagaggaagagcaaacatgaggagaaaaaaaaaaagaagaatagcAAGCATGAAGAAAGCAAGAAGAAAtccaaaaggagaaacaaacATAAAAGAGGATCGGACTATTCTGACAGTGATGGGGAAAAGAGCGACGCGGCCGCCACATCTGCCACGTCTGCCACGTCCCTGTCCTTCCTGTGTGAGGGGTACGACTCTCTGCATGATGTGGACGTGAGCAAGGAGGGAGTatgtgaaaaggggaagaagtcgGAGGAGAGTAAAATAGAGGTGAACGAAACGGAAGAGAGTAAAATGGAGGTGAACGAAACGGAAGAGAGTAAAATGGAGGTGAACGAAacggaagagaaggaagaagaactgCTCGAAGCGCAGGAGGGGGAAGACTCATCCGGAGAAGGAAGCGACGTGGGACCCAAGCCACTAGACGTGAACGTTAAATTAGCCAACCAACAAATAGACTATGGTGTGGCCATGATGCCCGGAGAGGGGCAAGCCATTGCACAGTTCgtacaaaaggggaagagaatTCCAAGAAGAGGAGAAGTCGGGTTGTCTGCTGAGGCGATTGAAAATTTCGAGAGCCTTGGTTATGTCATGAGTGGATCGAGGCACAAAAGAATGAACGCCATCCGTATGCGAAAGGAGAATCAGGTATACAGCGCCGAGGAGCAGAGGGCCCTGGCCATGTTTAACTACGAGGAGAGGGCCAATAGGGAGAATGCCCTCATAAGTGACTTGAAGGAGGTTTTGCGGAAGCAGAACGAGGCAATCCTAAACGAGAGTAAGAATAACTAA
- a CDS encoding Cloroquine resistance associated protein Cg3: MKRILSLSVRRLHAERGRGLHKSCCSLMKCVKRLDDLPRWKWNQSRIEKNGLRYFTTGRKDPPKEVKKKSVFLTWRCLGFNLALSLPILYFYLLQCEKKKGKGQIGVTKVENIGKPLIGGDFTLFNHDGKVVTNEDFKKKFCLIYFGFTYCPDICPQELEKQTIVIEKIVKKYGDVITPVFISVDPKRDTLAQVKHYCSSFSDKLVGLTGTKEQIKKVAKLFRVYYNEHIVDDQGGKTDTQSGDSPPAANNYNYLIDHSIIHYLLDVDGKFVDFFGKNCTTSEMVERISHYIDLHLQSGSTVGVSAGATLQNTSQ, translated from the coding sequence ATGAAGCGAATCCTTTCCCTGAGTGTGAGGAGGCTCCACGCAGAGAGGGGAAGGGGCCTGCACAAATCATGCTGCTCTCTGATGAAATGTGTAAAACGCTTGGATGATCTCCCAAGGTGGAAGTGGAACCAAAGTcgcatagaaaaaaatggacttaGGTACTTCACCACCGGCAGGAAGGATCCACCGAaggaggttaaaaaaaaaagcgttttCCTCACATGGAGATGCTTAGGGTTCAATTTAGCTTTGTCCCTTCCGATTCTCTACTTCTACCTCTTGCAatgtgaaaagaagaaggggaagggacaAATTGGGGTGACTAAAGTGGAAAACATTGGCAAGCCATTAATAGGAGGGGATTTCACCCTCTTTAATCACGATGGGAAAGTAGTAACAAATGAggactttaaaaaaaagttctgCTTAATTTACTTTGGCTTTACTTACTGTCCAGATATATGTCCACAAGAGTTGGAGAAGCAAACTATCGtcattgaaaaaattgtaaaaaaatatggagaTGTCATAACTcctgtttttatttctgtgGATCCTAAGAGGGACACGCTAGCCCAGGTGAAGCATTACTGCAGTTCCTTTAGTGACAAGTTAGTAGGACTGACTGGCACcaaggaacaaattaaaaaagtagcCAAGTTATTTCGTGTATATTACAACGAACATATTGTGGATGACCAGGGTGGCAAAACGGACACGCAAAGTGGAGACTCCCCCCCCGCTGCCAACAATTACAACTACCTCATTGATCATTCAATAATTCATTACCTACTCGATGTGGATGGAAAGTTTGTCGacttttttggaaaaaattgcaccactAGTGAGATGGTGGAAAGGATATCCCACTACATCGACCTTCATTTGCAGAGTGGGTCTACGGTAGGGGTCAGCGCAGGGGCGACCCTCCAGAATACGTCCCAGTAG